One Dictyoglomus turgidum DSM 6724 DNA window includes the following coding sequences:
- a CDS encoding beta-galactosidase, which produces MINPKLPYIWYGGDYNPEQWDKEVWKEDVRLFKLANINIATVNVFSWALLQPSEDIYDFSMLDEIINNLWENGIHICLATSTASQPHWMSVKYPEILPVDINGHKREHGGRVNFCPNSKIYRYFAGKLVEKLAERYANHPGIVAWHIANEYGTYCFCENCVKEFRDWLKKKYGTLEELNKRWYTTFWSQTFYDWNEINAPTLRSVMFHHWWTGKLSTVAQGMVLDYYRFMSESILECYLNEYNIIKKYNPNIPVTTNLMGAFKPLNYFEWAKHMDVVSWDSYPYLTDDYVNIAFRHSLMRGLKQGEPFMLMEQTPSQTNWQPYCYIKRPKVMRLQSYQAIAQGADTVMFFQLRQSRGGPEKFHGAVISHAGHENTRVFKEVKELGEELKKLGDTILGSRVKSQTAVVFDWENWWALENSQGPSTAINYVEGVEKYFRAIFENTLGVDVIGVEDNFEKYKLIVAPLLYMVKEEWAEKIKNYVRKGGIFITTTLSGLVNENDLVYIGGYPKPLRDVLGIWVEEFDALPPEMKNEIIIQDEFKKEFSKEKYECNLVFDVIHLESNNAKAIGVYSKDYYQGYPCITVNKYGEGYAYYIGTFPSKDFLKEFVKYLSKTHNIEPILKDVPYGLEITQRVKDGKTFTFVLNHTEEIKTINIGSKRKDLLSGKEFEGLIDIHPREVLILEG; this is translated from the coding sequence ATGATAAATCCGAAACTGCCCTACATTTGGTATGGTGGAGACTACAATCCTGAGCAATGGGACAAAGAAGTATGGAAAGAAGATGTAAGACTTTTTAAGCTTGCAAACATAAATATTGCCACAGTGAACGTTTTCTCCTGGGCACTTTTACAACCATCAGAAGATATATATGACTTCTCTATGCTTGATGAAATCATAAACAATTTATGGGAAAATGGTATTCATATATGTCTTGCAACTTCAACAGCTTCTCAACCCCATTGGATGTCGGTAAAATATCCTGAAATTCTTCCTGTGGACATTAACGGGCATAAGAGAGAACATGGAGGAAGAGTAAATTTTTGTCCTAACAGCAAAATATATAGGTATTTTGCAGGAAAACTTGTAGAAAAACTTGCCGAAAGATATGCTAACCATCCAGGAATAGTAGCATGGCATATAGCTAACGAATATGGGACTTATTGTTTCTGTGAAAATTGTGTGAAGGAATTTAGAGATTGGCTAAAAAAGAAATATGGAACCTTAGAAGAACTTAACAAAAGATGGTACACTACCTTCTGGAGTCAGACCTTTTATGATTGGAATGAGATTAATGCACCTACTCTAAGAAGCGTAATGTTTCATCATTGGTGGACAGGAAAATTATCCACAGTAGCCCAAGGAATGGTTCTTGATTATTATCGCTTTATGTCGGAAAGTATCTTAGAATGTTATCTCAACGAATACAATATCATCAAAAAATATAACCCTAATATACCTGTAACCACAAATCTTATGGGTGCCTTTAAACCCCTTAATTACTTTGAATGGGCAAAACATATGGATGTAGTTTCCTGGGATAGTTATCCATACCTTACCGATGATTACGTAAACATCGCCTTTAGGCACTCCCTTATGAGGGGATTAAAGCAAGGTGAACCCTTTATGCTTATGGAACAAACCCCAAGCCAAACTAACTGGCAACCTTACTGCTATATAAAAAGGCCAAAAGTAATGAGGCTTCAGAGCTATCAGGCCATAGCACAAGGAGCAGATACTGTAATGTTCTTTCAGTTAAGACAATCAAGGGGTGGACCAGAAAAATTCCATGGTGCGGTAATATCTCATGCAGGACACGAAAATACAAGGGTTTTTAAAGAAGTAAAAGAATTAGGGGAAGAACTTAAAAAATTAGGAGATACTATCCTTGGAAGTAGAGTAAAATCTCAAACAGCGGTAGTTTTTGATTGGGAAAATTGGTGGGCTCTTGAAAATTCTCAAGGTCCAAGTACTGCCATAAATTATGTAGAAGGAGTTGAAAAATATTTTAGAGCCATCTTTGAAAATACCTTAGGGGTGGATGTGATAGGAGTAGAAGACAACTTTGAAAAATATAAATTAATTGTTGCTCCTCTTTTATATATGGTAAAAGAAGAATGGGCAGAAAAAATAAAGAATTATGTTAGAAAAGGTGGAATTTTTATAACCACAACCTTAAGTGGACTTGTAAATGAAAATGATTTAGTTTATATTGGTGGATATCCTAAGCCTTTAAGAGATGTTCTTGGAATTTGGGTAGAAGAATTTGATGCCCTTCCTCCTGAAATGAAAAATGAAATTATAATACAAGATGAGTTCAAAAAAGAATTTTCAAAAGAAAAGTATGAATGCAATTTAGTATTTGACGTAATTCACTTGGAAAGTAATAATGCTAAAGCCATTGGAGTTTACAGTAAAGATTATTATCAAGGATATCCGTGTATAACGGTAAACAAATATGGGGAAGGATATGCGTACTATATTGGCACATTCCCATCGAAGGATTTTTTGAAAGAATTTGTAAAATATTTATCAAAAACACATAATATAGAGCCTATCTTAAAAGATGTTCCATATGGATTAGAAATAACTCAAAGGGTAAAAGATGGAAAAACTTTTACCTTTGTACTAAACCACACGGAAGAAATAAAAACTATAAAT
- a CDS encoding carbohydrate ABC transporter permease: MKRLKTSTIFTYLFLIIVSFISLFPFIWMIIGTTNKSVDILRGKFTFGNNLLENFQNLLASYNLGKILINSLKISLIVTVGALLISSLAAYGFEIYASNIREKIYSIILGTLMIPFAALMVPLFKLMTSFNLIDSHWGVILPMLSSVFLIFFFRQNFKMYPKEIIMAARVDGANELQIFFSIVFPSMRSAYAAGAIWAFMNSWNSYLWPLVILQSEEKKTMTLLISTLASGYTPDFGVIMTAVVIATLPMIIVFFTLQNYFIQSILGSMKQ, encoded by the coding sequence ATGAAAAGGTTAAAAACAAGTACTATTTTTACTTATTTATTTCTCATAATAGTATCTTTTATCTCTCTTTTTCCATTTATATGGATGATCATCGGAACTACTAATAAATCAGTAGATATTTTGAGAGGCAAGTTTACTTTTGGAAACAATCTATTAGAAAATTTTCAAAATCTTTTAGCAAGTTATAATTTAGGAAAAATTCTCATAAATTCTCTAAAGATATCATTAATAGTTACTGTGGGTGCTTTATTGATTTCCTCCTTAGCAGCCTATGGATTTGAAATCTATGCATCCAACATTAGAGAAAAAATATACTCTATAATCCTTGGAACCCTGATGATTCCCTTTGCAGCTCTCATGGTTCCACTCTTTAAATTGATGACCTCCTTCAATCTTATTGACTCCCATTGGGGAGTTATCCTACCCATGCTTTCCTCAGTATTCCTTATCTTCTTCTTTAGACAAAATTTCAAGATGTATCCAAAAGAAATTATCATGGCAGCAAGAGTTGATGGAGCAAACGAATTACAAATATTTTTCTCTATTGTTTTTCCTTCTATGAGATCTGCTTATGCAGCAGGTGCTATTTGGGCATTTATGAATAGCTGGAATTCTTACCTTTGGCCCTTAGTAATTCTACAGAGCGAAGAGAAGAAAACTATGACCTTACTTATATCCACATTAGCCTCTGGCTACACGCCAGATTTTGGCGTAATAATGACTGCTGTAGTTATAGCTACTTTACCAATGATTATTGTATTCTTTACCTTACAAAATTACTTTATACAAAGCATCTTAGGTTCCATGAAACAATAA
- a CDS encoding carbohydrate ABC transporter permease, which yields MKITYKRYLDLWGWLFVIFALFLLTLFLLYPIFYSLYLSTFTTRGIVQTFVGFGNYLRLIKDSNFILALKNTLIILIIQVPIMLFLALILAVILNNQKIKFNGFFRTAIFLPAVTSLVAYTVLFKMMFTTDGLINRFLISLGLISKPIPWLLDPFWAKVTLIFALTWRWTGYNMIFYLAGLQNIPTEIYEAAEIDGANKSVQFFKITIPLLKPIIIFTSIMSTIGTLQLFDEPMNLAAGVVTGSSVGPGNSLLTPSVYIYNICFKYAPNFGYASAVSYILVLIVAILSFIQLRTVGERE from the coding sequence ATGGTTATTTGTCATATTTGCTTTATTCTTATTAACTCTTTTTCTTTTATATCCTATTTTTTACTCTTTATATCTTTCTACTTTTACCACAAGAGGAATAGTTCAAACTTTTGTCGGCTTTGGAAATTACCTAAGACTAATTAAAGACTCAAATTTTATCCTTGCTCTTAAAAACACTCTTATCATTTTAATAATTCAAGTTCCTATAATGCTTTTCTTAGCTTTAATTCTTGCTGTCATATTGAATAATCAGAAGATAAAGTTTAATGGATTTTTTAGAACCGCTATTTTTCTTCCTGCAGTAACCTCTTTAGTAGCTTATACAGTGCTTTTTAAAATGATGTTTACCACCGACGGCCTGATAAATAGATTTTTAATCTCCTTAGGACTAATATCTAAGCCTATTCCATGGCTTTTGGATCCTTTTTGGGCAAAGGTAACTTTAATTTTTGCGCTTACATGGAGATGGACAGGCTATAATATGATTTTTTATCTTGCTGGCCTTCAAAACATCCCTACCGAGATATATGAAGCAGCAGAAATAGATGGTGCAAACAAATCTGTTCAATTTTTTAAAATCACTATTCCTCTGCTCAAACCAATTATCATATTTACATCTATAATGTCCACTATAGGTACTTTACAACTTTTTGATGAACCTATGAACCTTGCAGCAGGTGTAGTTACCGGATCAAGTGTAGGACCAGGAAACTCACTTCTTACTCCTTCGGTATATATTTATAATATTTGCTTTAAGTATGCACCAAACTTTGGTTATGCCTCAGCAGTCTCTTATATTTTAGTTTTAATTGTTGCTATTTTATCCTTCATCCAATTAAGAACGGTAGGTGAAAGAGAATGA